In the genome of Gadus chalcogrammus isolate NIFS_2021 chromosome 21, NIFS_Gcha_1.0, whole genome shotgun sequence, one region contains:
- the taf1a gene encoding TATA box-binding protein-associated factor RNA polymerase I subunit A isoform X2 has product MADLEMQPITDDTSDGDRNTVLNYPNGSNDKSKLPLADSPFYDHRIESGFHQSTRTCCLKVRNAMLHNDWHKAGQYMASYFQAIEDTNVSVAQQHMEIIWKTGTDILHHLPNVTMENYNDFYEQMKLLGLNNYLLVSLEHSFHLMVNGQLEKARHQLSMAETWRHGRLSESQSQRVKLVQAYRSLLDYFTWCDKRENFSTAAALSTDEMAALDMETVYKKSTVNLKEILKNPGVWDPFILCYIEMLEHYQQHDEISKILEDYAYDESFPPNPNAHVYLYRHLKKTGAPEKKLRRVLKVLHDLVPSHELMPEYFTLLLRSEKEEDLRKALDVSLLMLDYACWKINLATWKSLKAAIIKLKQQNVDNWKDVVGDSMASRRDWWPAFHFTHFHAKEDLTTDQALLKVKAWVCRLLFPDKVYIVEWLSLKKTLPQKEPLPQKEPLPQKEPLPQKEPLPQMEPLHLEKTLPLKKTLPLIETLPLKKKRILKKKQILKKHQQTSKAIP; this is encoded by the exons ATGGCCGACCTAGAAATGCAGCCAATAACAGATGATACCTCGGATGGAGATAGGAACACGGTCTTGAACTATCCAAATGGATCAAATGATAAATCAAAGCTGCCTTTGGCTGATTCCCCATTTTATG ACCATCGCATTGAAAGTGGGTTTCATCAGAGCACAAGGACCTGCTGTCTGAAAGTTAGAAACGCCATGCTGCACAATGATTGGCACAAGGCAGGCCAGTACATGGCCAGTTACTTTCAAGCAATAGAGGACACAAACGTGTCTGTTGCCCAGCAGCACATGGAG ATCATTTGGAAAACAGGAACAGACATTCTCCACCATCTTCCGAATGTAACGATGGAGAACTACAACGACTTCTATGAACAAATGAAGCTCTTGGGACTCAATAATTACCTCTTG GTTAGCCTGGAGCACAGTTTTCACCTGATGGTAAACGGGCAGCTTGAAAAGGCCAGGCATCAGCTGTCGATGGCTGAGACCTGGAGGCACGGCAGGCTGTCTGAGAGCCAGTCTCAGAGGGTCAAACTGGTGCAGGCCTACCGCAGCCTACTGGACTACTTCACCTGGTGCGACAAGAGGGAAAACTTCTCCACAGCGGCAG cttTAAGTACTGATGAAATGGCCGCGCTGGACATGGAGACCGTCTACAAGAAGTCCACTGTGAACTTGAAGGAGATTTTGAAGAACCCAGGTGTATGGGATCCCTTCATACTTTGCTACATCGAA ATGCTGGAGCACTACCAGCAGCACGATGAGATTTCCAAGATTCTGGAGGACTACGCCTACGACGAGTCCTTCCCTCCCAACCCCAACGCACACGTCTACCTGTACCGCCACCTGAAGAAGACCGGCGCTCCGGAGAAGAAGCTGAGGCGTGTTTTGAAG GTTCTGCATGACCTGGTCCCAAGCCACGAGCTGATGCCCGAGTACTTTACTCTCCTACTCCGGTCAG AAAAAGAGGAGGACCTTCGAAAGGCGTTAGACGTGTCTTTACTTATGCTTGACTACGCCTGCTGGAAGATCAACTTGGCCACATGGAAGAGTTTGAAGGCCGCCATCATCAAACTGAAACAACA GAACGTGGACAACTGGAAGGACGTAGTTGGTGACAGCATGGCGTCGAGGCGGGACTGGTGGCCGGCCTTTCACTTCACACACTTCCACGCCAAGGAGGACCTGACCACGGACCAGGCACTGCTGAAGGTCAAAGCCTGGGTGTGCAGGCTCCTGTTcccag acAAGGTCTACATCGTTGAATGGCTATCCCTGAAAAAAACCCTACCCCAGAAAGAGCCCCTACCCCAGAAAGAGCCCCTACCCCAGAAAGAGCCCCTACCCCAGAAAGAGCCCCTACCCCAGATGGAGCCCCTACACCTGGAAAAGACCCTACCCCTGAAAAAGACCCTACCACTGATAGAAACACTACccctgaaaaaaaaacgaatactgaaaaaaaaacaaatcctgAAAAAACACCAACAAACCTCTAAAGCGATCCCTTAG
- the taf1a gene encoding TATA box-binding protein-associated factor RNA polymerase I subunit A isoform X3 — protein sequence MADLEMQPITDDTSDGDRNTVLNYPNGSNDKSKLPLADSPFYDHRIESGFHQSTRTCCLKVRNAMLHNDWHKAGQYMASYFQAIEDTNVSVAQQHMEIIWKTGTDILHHLPNVTMENYNDFYEQMKLLGLNNYLLVSLEHSFHLMVNGQLEKARHQLSMAETWRHGRLSESQSQRVKLVQAYRSLLDYFTWCDKRENFSTAAALSTDEMAALDMETVYKKSTVNLKEILKNPGMLEHYQQHDEISKILEDYAYDESFPPNPNAHVYLYRHLKKTGAPEKKLRRVLKVLHDLVPSHELMPEYFTLLLRSEKEEDLRKALDVSLLMLDYACWKINLATWKSLKAAIIKLKQQNVDNWKDVVGDSMASRRDWWPAFHFTHFHAKEDLTTDQALLKVKAWVCRLLFPDKVYIVEWLSLKKTLPQKEPLPQKEPLPQKEPLPQKEPLPQMEPLHLEKTLPLKKTLPLIETLPLKKKRILKKKQILKKHQQTSKAIP from the exons ATGGCCGACCTAGAAATGCAGCCAATAACAGATGATACCTCGGATGGAGATAGGAACACGGTCTTGAACTATCCAAATGGATCAAATGATAAATCAAAGCTGCCTTTGGCTGATTCCCCATTTTATG ACCATCGCATTGAAAGTGGGTTTCATCAGAGCACAAGGACCTGCTGTCTGAAAGTTAGAAACGCCATGCTGCACAATGATTGGCACAAGGCAGGCCAGTACATGGCCAGTTACTTTCAAGCAATAGAGGACACAAACGTGTCTGTTGCCCAGCAGCACATGGAG ATCATTTGGAAAACAGGAACAGACATTCTCCACCATCTTCCGAATGTAACGATGGAGAACTACAACGACTTCTATGAACAAATGAAGCTCTTGGGACTCAATAATTACCTCTTG GTTAGCCTGGAGCACAGTTTTCACCTGATGGTAAACGGGCAGCTTGAAAAGGCCAGGCATCAGCTGTCGATGGCTGAGACCTGGAGGCACGGCAGGCTGTCTGAGAGCCAGTCTCAGAGGGTCAAACTGGTGCAGGCCTACCGCAGCCTACTGGACTACTTCACCTGGTGCGACAAGAGGGAAAACTTCTCCACAGCGGCAG cttTAAGTACTGATGAAATGGCCGCGCTGGACATGGAGACCGTCTACAAGAAGTCCACTGTGAACTTGAAGGAGATTTTGAAGAACCCAGGT ATGCTGGAGCACTACCAGCAGCACGATGAGATTTCCAAGATTCTGGAGGACTACGCCTACGACGAGTCCTTCCCTCCCAACCCCAACGCACACGTCTACCTGTACCGCCACCTGAAGAAGACCGGCGCTCCGGAGAAGAAGCTGAGGCGTGTTTTGAAG GTTCTGCATGACCTGGTCCCAAGCCACGAGCTGATGCCCGAGTACTTTACTCTCCTACTCCGGTCAG AAAAAGAGGAGGACCTTCGAAAGGCGTTAGACGTGTCTTTACTTATGCTTGACTACGCCTGCTGGAAGATCAACTTGGCCACATGGAAGAGTTTGAAGGCCGCCATCATCAAACTGAAACAACA GAACGTGGACAACTGGAAGGACGTAGTTGGTGACAGCATGGCGTCGAGGCGGGACTGGTGGCCGGCCTTTCACTTCACACACTTCCACGCCAAGGAGGACCTGACCACGGACCAGGCACTGCTGAAGGTCAAAGCCTGGGTGTGCAGGCTCCTGTTcccag acAAGGTCTACATCGTTGAATGGCTATCCCTGAAAAAAACCCTACCCCAGAAAGAGCCCCTACCCCAGAAAGAGCCCCTACCCCAGAAAGAGCCCCTACCCCAGAAAGAGCCCCTACCCCAGATGGAGCCCCTACACCTGGAAAAGACCCTACCCCTGAAAAAGACCCTACCACTGATAGAAACACTACccctgaaaaaaaaacgaatactgaaaaaaaaacaaatcctgAAAAAACACCAACAAACCTCTAAAGCGATCCCTTAG
- the taf1a gene encoding TATA box-binding protein-associated factor RNA polymerase I subunit A isoform X1: protein MADLEMQPITDDTSDGDRNTVLNYPNGSNDKSKLPLADSPFYDHRIESGFHQSTRTCCLKVRNAMLHNDWHKAGQYMASYFQAIEDTNVSVAQQHMEIIWKTGTDILHHLPNVTMENYNDFYEQMKLLGLNNYLLVSLEHSFHLMVNGQLEKARHQLSMAETWRHGRLSESQSQRVKLVQAYRSLLDYFTWCDKRENFSTAAALSTDEMAALDMETVYKKSTVNLKEILKNPGVWDPFILCYIEVSRALPCSDGTRASNMLEHYQQHDEISKILEDYAYDESFPPNPNAHVYLYRHLKKTGAPEKKLRRVLKVLHDLVPSHELMPEYFTLLLRSEKEEDLRKALDVSLLMLDYACWKINLATWKSLKAAIIKLKQQNVDNWKDVVGDSMASRRDWWPAFHFTHFHAKEDLTTDQALLKVKAWVCRLLFPDKVYIVEWLSLKKTLPQKEPLPQKEPLPQKEPLPQKEPLPQMEPLHLEKTLPLKKTLPLIETLPLKKKRILKKKQILKKHQQTSKAIP, encoded by the exons ATGGCCGACCTAGAAATGCAGCCAATAACAGATGATACCTCGGATGGAGATAGGAACACGGTCTTGAACTATCCAAATGGATCAAATGATAAATCAAAGCTGCCTTTGGCTGATTCCCCATTTTATG ACCATCGCATTGAAAGTGGGTTTCATCAGAGCACAAGGACCTGCTGTCTGAAAGTTAGAAACGCCATGCTGCACAATGATTGGCACAAGGCAGGCCAGTACATGGCCAGTTACTTTCAAGCAATAGAGGACACAAACGTGTCTGTTGCCCAGCAGCACATGGAG ATCATTTGGAAAACAGGAACAGACATTCTCCACCATCTTCCGAATGTAACGATGGAGAACTACAACGACTTCTATGAACAAATGAAGCTCTTGGGACTCAATAATTACCTCTTG GTTAGCCTGGAGCACAGTTTTCACCTGATGGTAAACGGGCAGCTTGAAAAGGCCAGGCATCAGCTGTCGATGGCTGAGACCTGGAGGCACGGCAGGCTGTCTGAGAGCCAGTCTCAGAGGGTCAAACTGGTGCAGGCCTACCGCAGCCTACTGGACTACTTCACCTGGTGCGACAAGAGGGAAAACTTCTCCACAGCGGCAG cttTAAGTACTGATGAAATGGCCGCGCTGGACATGGAGACCGTCTACAAGAAGTCCACTGTGAACTTGAAGGAGATTTTGAAGAACCCAGGTGTATGGGATCCCTTCATACTTTGCTACATCGAAGTAAGCCGAGCCCTTCCCTGCTCCGATGGAACGCGTGCGTCCAAT ATGCTGGAGCACTACCAGCAGCACGATGAGATTTCCAAGATTCTGGAGGACTACGCCTACGACGAGTCCTTCCCTCCCAACCCCAACGCACACGTCTACCTGTACCGCCACCTGAAGAAGACCGGCGCTCCGGAGAAGAAGCTGAGGCGTGTTTTGAAG GTTCTGCATGACCTGGTCCCAAGCCACGAGCTGATGCCCGAGTACTTTACTCTCCTACTCCGGTCAG AAAAAGAGGAGGACCTTCGAAAGGCGTTAGACGTGTCTTTACTTATGCTTGACTACGCCTGCTGGAAGATCAACTTGGCCACATGGAAGAGTTTGAAGGCCGCCATCATCAAACTGAAACAACA GAACGTGGACAACTGGAAGGACGTAGTTGGTGACAGCATGGCGTCGAGGCGGGACTGGTGGCCGGCCTTTCACTTCACACACTTCCACGCCAAGGAGGACCTGACCACGGACCAGGCACTGCTGAAGGTCAAAGCCTGGGTGTGCAGGCTCCTGTTcccag acAAGGTCTACATCGTTGAATGGCTATCCCTGAAAAAAACCCTACCCCAGAAAGAGCCCCTACCCCAGAAAGAGCCCCTACCCCAGAAAGAGCCCCTACCCCAGAAAGAGCCCCTACCCCAGATGGAGCCCCTACACCTGGAAAAGACCCTACCCCTGAAAAAGACCCTACCACTGATAGAAACACTACccctgaaaaaaaaacgaatactgaaaaaaaaacaaatcctgAAAAAACACCAACAAACCTCTAAAGCGATCCCTTAG